The genomic DNA CGTAAGCTCATCATCATGCTCAACGCCATCATCAAAAACCCAAACTATAAAATAGCATGAGCCAAAACAAAGACAGTCGCTCCAGCGCGCAGGATGAAACATTGAAACGGCAGGGCCAGCTTACACATACGCGCTCGTCATGCGGCGCCAGTAGTAGCCGCGGTGGGCTTCTTCGTTCCAGGTGTGGAGGTTGTGCGGGATGCCCTTGCGGCGGAGGCTGGTGCTGAAGTCCACGTTGTGGCGATAAAAGGCGTCGTCTCGGCCAATGACGATTTGGATGTCCATGCGACGCATAGCTTCGAGGATGTCATGGTCGCGCAGGTTCGGAATGAAGTGCGCCGGCGTATGGTAGTAAATGTCCTGGTCGTAATAGCCGTCGAAGAGGTCGCGAAAGCCATTCATGTGCGTGGTCAGATCGAACCGACCGCTGAATGAGCACAGCTTGCAGAACAGGTGCGGATGGCGAAGCGCAATGTTGGTGGCGTGGTAGGCACCCAGGCTACAGCCAAACGAGATGACTGGCGTGCCCGGATTCTTATACTCCATGAGCGGGAATACCTCTTCGAGCACGTATTGCTCGTATTTCATGTGGCGCTCGATGCGGCCACGCGGCTCAGCCCACCAGCAGTAGAAGCTCTCGCCGTCGATGGAATCGAGGCAGTAAACCTGGAGATGGCCGTCGGCAATCTTGTCGCGCAAGCGGTCGATGATCCGGAGGTCCTCGTATTGATAAAACGTGCCGCCGGCGGTGGGAAACATCAGCACTTTCGTCCCCGAGTGGCCAAAGACAAGTAGCTCCATTTCGCGCTCCAGACGCGGGCTGTGCCACTTGTGATATTCACGGTGAATCTCGCGCAACTCAGGAGCTGCCGGAGCTTTGGCCTTGGGCTGTTTCTTCATTGCAGACGTTTTATGCGCGGAGCGCTTGTCGCGTGTGATGGTTTTCGCTCTGGTAGCTTTAGCAGTGGTGCTCATGAGTGGATTCGTGGTCGAGTGGTGGTTGTTGAAGGGTGGCTAAAGGTCTTCAAAAAAGGCTTCGATCGCGTCCATGATTTCCTGGCCTTGCTGGGCCTCGTTGTCATACGAAAAATGCCCGGCATCCTGCACGTAGAGCTTCTTTTTCTTGCCGGGGATGGCATTGTAGACCGCGAACTGGCCTGGCGGACAGACGTTGGGGTCAAACAGAGCGCAGGCGCAGTGAACGGGAATTTTGATGTGCGTCGCGGCGATGGCGGCGTCGTAGTAAGGCAGTGTCCGCTCAGCGACCCAGGGATGTTTCTGGTGAAACTTGCGGACGGACTCACCGCTGCCCTGCCCCACGCACTGGAGCCGGATCGGGTGGTGGCCAAAGGTCGGTACCCTCAAGTGCGCCTTGCTGATGCGATCATCCCACGGAAGCGCCAGCGCGCCCAGCCCCCCGCCGAAACTACCGCCAAGGTAGCCCACGTGGCCCTCGACCTGCGGGAACAGGTTCAGCATCGCCGTAACGGCGACCCAGATATCCTGCACGCAGCCACGAAGGACGTATTTGTCCGGCTTGTCGATGTCGTGCAGCACGTGATACTGCGACTCGTGCGAGATGGGCGGGTTCATACTGCGCGACCACTGCCCCCGCATGCAGGGGTAAAAGATCACCGACTCGCGCAGCGGATAATGCGTGTCGCAGCCACCGCGACCACCGTAACCATGGCCAATGACGAAGCCACGCCGGATGGGGCCCTTGACGGGGACGCCAACCCAGCCACCGATCTTCATGCCACCGGTCGAGGTGTAATTAAGGTCGTAGATACGCCAGCCGTTCTCGGTCTTGCCGGTGTCGGCAAGCCGCGCCATGGGCTGGGCATTTTTAGCCTCTTCGTAAGCACGCTGCCAAAATTCTGCAAAGCCCTCGGGCTCCGCTGGCGGGGTGATATCCAAGAGCGTCTCCAACGTGTAACCATACGTTGGGTCGAAAGAATAAGGATATTTCTTCGGTACCATAGTGACAGGAAACTGACAGTCCCGCCAAGAACAACGCGCTTGGCAAGACAAACGCCCACCGAAAGCAATTATGCTACCAAATCGTCAAATTTGCATGAAAAGATTTAATGACGAGCCGAGGGTGAAGCTGAAATACCTCTCTCTGAGTCCACGTGTCTTTAATAAGTGAAGCATTACTCGGAAGATTTCCTATATGCCGACTTGACCGTGTGCCTGAAAGGCATACTATTATTCAGTAGTGAAATTCGACTGGAACCCGGAGAAAAACGAATGGCTAAAAGCGGAAAGAAACATTTCATTCGACGAAATCGCACTGCTGCTTTCGGAAGGCCTACTTTGGCGAGTCATGGAACACCCCAATCAGGAGCGCTACCCCAATCAGCAGATATTCTTAGTCCCGATCGATGATTATGTTTACTTAATCCCATTTGTAATGGATGGAGAAACCATCTTTCTGAAGACCGCAATTCCAAGCCGTAAAGCAACGCGAGACTACCGCAAAGAGATGGAGGACATGTAATGGACAGTGAAGAAAAAGAAATTCTCGATAGCTATGAGAAGGGAGAGGCAACACTCTCGCGCCCCTCGCCGGAGCTAATGTCTCAATTAAAAACGGCGGGTGAAAATACCTTCAAAAAGGACAAGCGCATCAACATTCGACTCAGCAGCCACGATCTATTAGGCATACAGCGTAAAGCGATTCAGAAGGGCATCCCCTACCAAGCGCTCATCTCCGGCTTAATTCACCAATACGTCGAAGGCAATCTGACGGAAAAGCGATAACCCCGGTTGCGTCTAGCGCCAGAAGGCTGGCGCACTCCATAACTGAGGCAAAAATCGTGGTATAATACCCGCTAAATCTGTAGGCGGCCTGAGATCGGTGCATCGATGTCGGTTTCGTGGGCGGCGCAGGCTTCGATAGCGGCTTTAAGGCCGGCTACTTGCGTTTCGAGAGCCATGCTGGGGAGGCCGACATTTTTGTCCAGCGCGGCGGTTTCCGGCAGAGAAGGCAAATGGACCCAGCCAGCGCGCACAGGTAAGTCATTCACTGAAATGTGGTGCAACACGCCGAACATCAGCAAGTTACACCCAAAGGTAGCGGCGGTGTCCGAGATATCCGCCGGGACGCCTGCATCGCGCATCGCTCGGACCATGGCGCGCAGCGGAACCGTGGCCGGGTAGGCATACGGGGCACCGGGGACGACGGGCGCGTCCTGCGGCATGTCGCCAACGTCGTCGCTCATGTTGTAGCGTGTGGCGTCGATGATGTTCTGGGCAATGCGCTCCACGGTGATCATGGTGCGGCCATTGTATTCGCCCATGGACAGGACGATGTCGGGCTGATGCTCGTCCATTGCGCGGACCACGCAGGGGATCATTTCCTTGAAAATGGAAGGGGCAATGACACTCGTCACGATTGCCCCGTTGAGCTTGGCACCGTCAAGCGCCTTGGCGACCTCGCCTGCTGGATTGGCGCAGCTGCCGGCCCAATCGCCGAAGCCGGTCAGGAGAACTTTTTTCATGACGCAGAATGCTAGCAAAGCCCGGATTTGCATCAACCTCATTCATCTTTGAGAATAAAGTTATCTTATCGGTGTCCGATGCAGTATTTCCCATTGAAATTCAGCTACGGGTGTGCGTCTTTTTATCAACACTTGAACAAGCGATTACAGGACCCATTATTTAGACGCATCCGCCTGCACGCAGATAAGCGGCTGACCTTTGGTCCCGATACGCCGTCGGGTGAGCGCCTGAAGCAGCTCAAGGAATATCAGCGCCTGGAGCACGAGATGCTGCAGCGCTACCACGACAAAGGCGATGGCGGCCTGCGCGTCGCCAAGGCGCACACCATGATGGTCGATGTGCTGATCGAGCGGCTGTTTCTGAACGCCTTGGCCGTGTATGAGAAAAAGAAAGGCCCGCCCCCCTACTCCGTCGCCATGTTGGCGCTGGGCGGCTACGGGCGTGCCGAGCTTTGCCCGCTGAGCGACATCGACATCATGTTCCTCTACCCGAAGAAGGCTAAGCCGGAGCTGCTCAAGCCGCTACAGGAGGTCATGTCCGATGAGATCCTTTACCCACTATGGGACCTCGGCCTGAAGGTCGGGCACTCCAGCCGGACGGTTAAAGAAACCGTTTCCGAGGCCAAGGCGGACGTCCAAACGCTCAACGCCCTGCTCGAAGCACGTCACATTTGCGGCGACGCCGAGCTATTCGACGAGTTCGAGAAAAACTACCGTAAATATTACCGCCGCACGGATCAGCGTGCCTACGCCAAGCAACGCCTGGCCGACCAGGCGGAGCGCCGCGAAAAATACGGCGGCAGCGTCTTTTTGCAGGAGCCCGACATCAAGAACGGCGTCGGCGGGCTGCGTGATTATCAAAACATCCTTTGGATGGCCGAAGTGCGCATTGGCGACGGCTCGCTGGACGCGCTGGTGGAGAAGAAATTCCTGAGCCACCAGGAGCGCGACCACCTGATCGCTGCCTACGATTTCCTCCTGCGCGTGCGCAACGAAGTCCACTTCAACAGCAAGCGCCCCAATGACACGCTGAGCCTGGAGGCGCAGCCCAGCATCGCCTGGGACCTCGGCTACAAGCAGCACGACATTTTCCGCCGCGTCGAGGCCTTCATGCAGGACTACTACCGGCACGCCAATTACATTTACCAGACCTCGAAGCTGCTCGAACAGCGCCTGGCCTTTAGTAACCTGGACGCCAACCGCGGCTACACATTCCAGGCCGTAATCGACTCCCGCCGCCAAGACCGGCAAAAGGACCTCGATGGCTTCCTGATCACGCCCAACACGCTCTCGGCCGAGTCCAGGAACACCTTTAAGGAAGACAAAACGCGCATCATTCGCGTCTTCCGCTATCTCCAGCAATATGATCTGGAGCCCGATCTCGACCTGCGCGTTCTGATCAGCCAGTCCCTGGATTTGATCGATGCCAAGCTGATCCATAACGAGTCGGCCAACCGCACCTTCCGCTCTATTTTGCAGACGCGGGGCAACGTTTATCCAACGCTCTTGCTCATGCACGAGACCGGCGTTTTGGGGCGTTTCGTGCCGGAGTTTGGCGATATCACCTGCCTCGTGCAGCACGAGTTTTATCACCGCTACACAGCCGATATCCACACACTGAACACTATTCGCAAGCTCGACGAAGTCTTCCGTGAAGAGGGCAAAAACGGTGCCAAATACCACCAGGCGCTGATCAAAACCGAGACGCCGGCGCTGCTGTATCTCATTCTCCTCGTGCATGATCTGGGAAAATCCGACGGCGTCAGCGGCCACTGCGAGAACGGGGTAAAAGTCGCCGAGCCCATCCTGCGCCGACTCGGCATCGACGACAAAAGACGGAAAATAATTTTAACAATCGTCGAAAATCATTTGGAAATGGCACGATTCTGGCAACGGCTGGATATTGATGACCCAAGAACCATCGCTTCTTTTGCTCAATTGGTGGGAGACGAAGATACCCTTCGCTACCTTTACGTGCACACTTATTGCGATGCTTCGGGCACAGCCAGTAGCCTGTGGAACAGCTACAAACAAACCCTCCATGAGAATCTTTTCCATGCTACCCTTGAACACCTTCATCACGAGCCGGATGCGATGGTCAAACGCAGGAAGGAGCGCAAATCGATGATCTACCGCGAAATCATTGAGCGACGCCTGCCCGACATCGAGAAGGACCAGATCGACGCCCACTTCAATCTGCTGCCAGAGCGGTATTTCATCCATAACGACGCGGACGACATCATCCTCCACGTCCAGATGGTGAACGAGCTGCTGGAGACCATTTCGGAGGCGGATAGTATTGGCTCTCTGGTGCCCGTCATCAACTGGCGCACCGATGAGGACCAGGGCATGACGGTCGTCAACGTCGTCACCTGGGACCGCGCCGGTCTGTTCTACAAGCTCGCTGGTGCCCTCACGGTGGCCGGGGTCAACATCCTTAGCACCAAGGCGATTTCCCGCAACGACCACATCACCATCGACACCTTTTATGTGGTCGCCGCTGACGGTGGACCCGTGCAAGACGCCAAGGCCGAAGCCAAGTTCCGCGAACAGCTCGAAAAGGCGCTCCTGCACAATACCGACCTGATGCCAGCCATCAAGGAGCAAGCCCGTAAGCTTGCCTCCGCCTTTGGCTCCGGCAAGATGAACCGCCTGCGCGCACCGATCCCGTCCAAGGTCGACGTCTACCACGAGCTCTCGCTCAAGCGCACCATTGTCGAAGTCCAGGCAAACGACCACCTGGGCCTGCTCTACCAACTGGCGCACGCGATTTTCAAACACGGCTACGACATCAGCTTCGCCCGCATCTCCACCGAGCGCGGAGCTGCGCTGGACACCTTTTACATCGAGCCGACACGTCCATTGGCAATCAGTAACACCGACACCCTCGTTCCGCTCCGAGACGAGATCGAGCGCATTATTTCCCACGACGAGTTCGAAGCCGCTGCGGGATAGCCCGGCCTGTGGCCGGGCGTTCGAAGGTTCGAAAAGTTTGTAATGTTCGAAGGTTGAGAGTTGTAGTCGACATTTGGAGGTTTCCATAACTCGGCACGTCACTTAAGGTTTTCATTTCCAAACCTTCGAACCTTTCGAACTTTCAAACCTTTCGAACCTTAAAAATTCCCCATGGAAACAGCCGCGCCTGAACGCTCCGTTATCGATTCGCTTTACCGCATTAGCCGGCTGGTTAGTGAAACCGATGATGCGCGCGAGGCCCTGGAAGCCATTTTGCAGGAGTTGGTCGATGTGCTCGGTGCCTCCAGTGCGTCCGTTGCGCTGACCAACCCGGACACGAATCTGCTCGAAATCGAGGTTACCCGTGGCCTGCAGCTGAAGAATAAATTTTCACTACCGCTGGGCATCGGCATCACGGGCTGGGTTGCCCTGCACGGTAAGCCGCTACTCGTACCCGACGTCCACCGCGAGCCGCGCTACATTGCGGTCAAAGATTCCGTCCGCTCCGAAATGGCCGCACCAATGCTGATCGATGGCTCACCGGTCGGAGTGGTGAATGTCGACAGTGACCGCGAAAACGCCTTTAGCGAACAGGACCTCAAGCTCCTTTCTCTGCTCACGATTGAAGCAACATCGGTGGTCAGCCGCTTGTGGCTGATCCGGCAACTCAAAGAGAAAAACCACCAGTTGCAGACCCTGCTGCGCATTGGCCAATTACTTGGCGGCAAGCGCGAACTGCGCGACGTGCTGAAGTCGCTCACCCGCGAATCGCGTAAGCTCATGCATTGCAGTATTTGCGCGATTTACCTGCTGACCGAGGACCGCAAACGCCTGAAGCTGGAGGTCGTCTCCGGCACCGAAGGCCCGATCGATTATCAGGAGGAGCTGCCAGTCAACGAAACTGCAGTCGGCGTGGCGATCGACCGCCGTAAGCAAGTGGCGATTCAAAACCTGCCCCAGACCGAGGAGCATCATTTTATCGAGATCACGCAAAGTGCCGGCCTGGCCTCCCTGCTGGCGACGCCCATCATCGTCGACGGACGCGCAATTGGCGTGCTCAATGCCTACACCGACACCCCCCACCGCTTCAACAACGACGAGCGCCAGCTCTTCACCTCCATGGCGTCCATGGGGGCCGTGGCTATCCAAAACAGTAAGCTTTACGCCCGCGTTTTCCAGAGTGAGGAAAGCCTGCGCAAAAACGAACGCCTGACCACGCTTGGCTTGCTTTCGGCGGAGATCGCGCACGAAATCCGCAACCCGCTCACCGTGATCAAGCTGCTCTTTGAGTCGCTCACTCTGGACTTCGACGACGCCGATCCACGCCACCAGGACACGGTGGTGATCAGCGAGAAAATCCTCCAACTTGAGGAAATTGTCGGCCGCGTCTTGTCCTTTGGCAAAAGCCGCACGGGCATGCATTCGCTCTACGACCTGAATAAACTCGTCGAGGAAACCATCCTGCTGGTGCGCCTCAAGGCGGAGCAAACCGGCGTCGAGCTCGTCTGTAAAACCCACAAGGGTCCGCTCAGCGTCGAGGCGCACAAGGGGCAAATCCAGCAAGTCCTGCTCAACCTGGTGCTCAACGCATTTCAAGCCATGCCCAATGGCGGCAAGGTGGAAGTCTCCATCGAGTGCAGCGGCAGCGAAGAAATGCCCGTCGGCCAAGTCAGCGTGCGCGACAACGGTCCCGGCATTCCCGCCAATCTGCGCGACCGCATTTTCCAGTCCTTCCTGTCCGGCCGCGAGGAAGGCTCCGGCCTTGGTCTGGCCATTTCCAAGCAGATCATTAAGAGCCACCGCGGCGACATTTACCTGGTCGAAACCGGCCCACAGGGCACGACCTTCCAGTTTTCAATTCCCCTCGCCGACTGATCAGCGCGGAGAGTCTTCTTTCGGTTGCTTCTTAAAAACGAGGCGGCATCTGCTCGAGAAAAGCTACTCCGGAAACTTCCGTTCGCGCACTTCACTCACATAGCGGCCCAAGGCCTCGACCGCGATTTCGCGCAGGTCGACATATTTCTTCGCAAAGCCAGGATACTTGCCAGCATTCATGCCGAGGGCATCCGAGATGACCAGCACCTGGCCGTCCACCCGTGGCCCCGCCCCGATGCCAATCGTCGGGATGCTGACCGCATCGGTAATCATGCCGGCCGCGTCTTCGTCGACCATTTCGAGCAGCAGCGAGAAAGCACCCGCGTCTTCCCAGGCCTTGGCCTCGTCGAGCAAGGCCGTGCGGCTGCCATCAGTTTTGCCAAACTTGCGATAACCGCCGAGTTGCAGCACGTCCTGTGGCTTCAGGCCGATGTGGCCCATCACGGGGATACCGGCACGCGCAATAGCAGCGCACTTTTCCGCGCGGCGGACCCCACCTTCGATCTTCACACACTCGGCCCCGGCTTGCTGGAGCATGCGCGCGCAGACATCGAGCAGGTTATCCGTGGAATGCCCCGCGACGGCAAAAGGCACGTCGCACATCAGCAGCGCATTGGGCTTGGCGCGGGCAACCGCGGCGCAATGGTGGAGCATCATATCGACGGTCACCGGGATCGTCGAATCGAAGCCCAGCGCGGTGTTCCCCAGCGAATCGCCGACGAGAATCATGTCCGCCCCAGCCTCCCCCGCGAGTTGCGCAGTAATGAAGTCATAGGCCGTCAACATGGCGATCGGCCGCTCGCCCTTTAGCTTACGAATGGTCTGCGTGGTTGTTTTCACGGAACCAGTTAAGCCAGTTTCGCCAGCTTCGTAAACAAGTCTTTGTAAATGTAATCGCGGTCGATAGCGGTGACTTCGTGAATGGTGTGGCGGCGCGGATCAATGCTCAGGGTCAACTCCGCATTAAGGATCGGGCTAGGCATGAGGTGGCTTTTAAAACCGCCTTGGTTGACGAGCCAGCCGATCGGAGCCAGATCCCAGACCACCTTTGAGCAGCCGGGATTCTTAAGGCGCTCTTCGTAAGTCGAAAATATCTCAAAAAGGTAAGCCCCCGTCTTGCCGCAAGGCTTGGCGTAGCGCTCCATCTCGGCAATGGTCGAGGTTAACGACTCCGCGACAAGCGCGCAGGGGAATCGCACCAGCGGCACCCCGCAGTCGAGAATATATTGCGAGGCCAGCACATCGCCCTGCATGTTAAACTCGTTCGCTGACGGCCAGTAGACGGGATGCCCACCCAACCAGAGAACCACGATCTTGCGTGCGATATCGGGCGCGGCAATCAGCGCGGCGGCAACATTGGTAATGGCCCCGATCGCGACTACATAAAGAGGCTGGTCCTCGCTGTAACTGCGGGCGAGCTCGATCATGTGATCCACAGCTTCGCTCTGCGGCGCAGTCTGCTTGTTGGCGAGCCACTCGGCGGAGCCGCGGAACGCAAACCCGCTGGCCGGCGTTTCCATAAACTCCAGCAAGCGGAGGATTTCCTCGTAGCTCTTCTCCATGCCGTCGCCGGGGCCACTGGATCGCTGGTTATGAAACGGCGCGGCGTAGATCGCCTTGACGTTCATCCGTTCGGGCGAAAGCAGTGAATAAACAAGCGCGAACTGGTCGTCGATCTCGTTGTAGGTATCGGTATCGAGCACCATGTCGACCGGGCGTTCAGGCCATTGCAGCTTGCGCAGCAGTTCCTCGGGGGTAAGCGGGAGATTCATGTCAGCGAATTTATTTGCGCAGCATATTGTGCGTGTCAAATGGTAAGCGCTCGCCAAGAGTAGCCCATCGCGATATTATTGCGCCCATGATTAAGACTTTCTTTCGCTGGCTCTACCACCGCCGCCAACGCCGGGCCGCGCGGGACCGCCTGCATGGCAAGCGAAAGCTCATCCCGAAGTTTCGCCGTTTCAGCTACAGCGCCTTCGAGCGCGCTACTTTCGGCAAGTATGACTCAGGCCGTATTAGCCGCTGGAAAGCGGCGCTGGTCTACCTGCCTCTAGCCGGCTTTGCGATCTGGTTCATGGTGGAAAGTGCTCGCGCCGTTACGATGTTTCAGCCGTGAAAATGGATTGAAACTAAGCTGAATATTCGCACCGAAAGATAATTACAGCACTAAGTTATACAAAAGGTGTTATCCTTCTGCCACAGCAAATCTCCAGAAAATCGGCGACCTTATTTACGAGTTTAGGGTCCTGTGAAACGACATTTAGAATTAGTGGGTGCATAGAAATAGGGTCGACATCTATGCGCTCACCCATCTGTGGCCTTTTCTCTAGCGTTAGCTCAGTCCACTCTTGGTCATCTGCAAAACTCGAATCGCCGTCGGAGTCAATATCGACTCCTTCTCCCCAAACGTGCTCTGCAACCATATAATAAGGTGGTCGGGGACCTAAGATTTCAACTTTTGCAGAGTATTCCTGCATTAGAACGAAGTCATAGTAAGCATACGCTCAGCTTAAAGACCTGCAGTCCACTGGCCTTTTGCATTTTGAATACTGAGTTTTACCTTTAATTAAACGAACGCCCGCAGCCGCAAGTGGAGGCTGCGTTGGGGTTGTTAATTTCAAAGCCCTTGCCGTGCAGACCGTCATCAAAGTGGATGCGGCAGCCGTCGAGGTAGGAATAGCTGTCCGGGTCGACAAGGAACTCAATCCCCTGGTCGGCCAAGCGATGATCGTTGTCCTTGGGCGCATCGAAAGTCATCCCGTATTCAAAACCCGAGCAGCCACCTGGCTCAATGAACACGCGAAGCAGTTTGTCGGCCGCATCGGCGTCGGCTTGCAGCTTACGAATTTGGGCGGCGGCGGATTCTGTTAAATTGATCATCCAAAAAATGTGACTAATTGCCGCCGCAATGTCAAACGTGGAGCGGATTCTCAGCGCTGAGCAAGAAACGTGCACATTTCGATATTTCCGCTTGATTGAAACGCTTCGTCGTTTATCTTGCCCAACAGTGGAACGGTTAAAACACCTCTTCAACGAAATACACTACGAGCTAACCCGGAAGATCGCCGAAGGCGGTATGGGCGTGGTGTATGAAGGCCGACAACATGGCAGCGACGAGTTTTGCAAAGTTGTCGCCATTAAGCTCATTCGTGAGGAGTTTTCGGTGTTCGACGAGTTTCGCAGTAACTTCATCGGCGAAGCCCGTCTGGTCGCTGACCTTATCCACACCAACATCGTCCAGACCTATCATCTGGGCGCTCTAGGTGACCAGTATTTCATGGTGATGGAATATGTAAACGGCCTCAACACCGAGGAGTTTATTAACCATCATATTGAGACCAATCAGCTAATCCCCGTCGATCTGGCGGTGTTCATCGTCTCCCGTGTGGCCCGCGGCCTCGCCTACGCGCACAACAAGCGCGACGTCCATGGCCGCCCCGTGGGCATTGTCCACCGCGACGTCGGCCCGAAGAACATCATGCTCGCTTATGAAGGCGACGTGAAGTTGACCGACTTCGGCATCGCGAAGGCGCTCGACCTGATGTATAACGAGGAAGGCGAAGTCATTGCCGGTAAGGACGAATACCTCTCCCCCGAGCAAGCACGCAAGGAAGTCACCGACGCACGCGCCGATATTTTCCCTTGCGGCATCGTCCTCTCCGAGCTGCTGCTGGGCTACAACATTTTCGAAGGCGAAGACTCCGAAACCACCCGTGAGCGCATCCTTACGCTGGACCTGCCGGACTTCCGCCGCATGCGCGACGGCGTCGATGACAAGCTGAACGACATCCTGTATCGCACCCTCGCCCGTAATCGCGAGGATCGCTACCAGTCTGCCACCGAGCTACTCACCGCGCTCGAAGTTTACCTTTACAGTGACGGCTACGGGCCGACCAATGAGAAACTCGCCCTCTACTTGCAAGACCTCTTCGGTCCCGAGGGCGATTCCGCCGCCGAACGTCACGCACAACGCTAACCACACCGTAACGCGCACCTAAATACCCCGACGTGAGCGCATATTTTCCAGTAATCCATGGCACATCAGGGACTTCAACAGGTTCAG from Cerasicoccus sp. TK19100 includes the following:
- the pcp gene encoding pyroglutamyl-peptidase I is translated as MKKVLLTGFGDWAGSCANPAGEVAKALDGAKLNGAIVTSVIAPSIFKEMIPCVVRAMDEHQPDIVLSMGEYNGRTMITVERIAQNIIDATRYNMSDDVGDMPQDAPVVPGAPYAYPATVPLRAMVRAMRDAGVPADISDTAATFGCNLLMFGVLHHISVNDLPVRAGWVHLPSLPETAALDKNVGLPSMALETQVAGLKAAIEACAAHETDIDAPISGRLQI
- the panB gene encoding 3-methyl-2-oxobutanoate hydroxymethyltransferase, which produces MKTTTQTIRKLKGERPIAMLTAYDFITAQLAGEAGADMILVGDSLGNTALGFDSTIPVTVDMMLHHCAAVARAKPNALLMCDVPFAVAGHSTDNLLDVCARMLQQAGAECVKIEGGVRRAEKCAAIARAGIPVMGHIGLKPQDVLQLGGYRKFGKTDGSRTALLDEAKAWEDAGAFSLLLEMVDEDAAGMITDAVSIPTIGIGAGPRVDGQVLVISDALGMNAGKYPGFAKKYVDLREIAVEALGRYVSEVRERKFPE
- a CDS encoding esterase family protein; translation: MSTTAKATRAKTITRDKRSAHKTSAMKKQPKAKAPAAPELREIHREYHKWHSPRLEREMELLVFGHSGTKVLMFPTAGGTFYQYEDLRIIDRLRDKIADGHLQVYCLDSIDGESFYCWWAEPRGRIERHMKYEQYVLEEVFPLMEYKNPGTPVISFGCSLGAYHATNIALRHPHLFCKLCSFSGRFDLTTHMNGFRDLFDGYYDQDIYYHTPAHFIPNLRDHDILEAMRRMDIQIVIGRDDAFYRHNVDFSTSLRRKGIPHNLHTWNEEAHRGYYWRRMTSAYV
- the glnD gene encoding [protein-PII] uridylyltransferase, which encodes MNKRLQDPLFRRIRLHADKRLTFGPDTPSGERLKQLKEYQRLEHEMLQRYHDKGDGGLRVAKAHTMMVDVLIERLFLNALAVYEKKKGPPPYSVAMLALGGYGRAELCPLSDIDIMFLYPKKAKPELLKPLQEVMSDEILYPLWDLGLKVGHSSRTVKETVSEAKADVQTLNALLEARHICGDAELFDEFEKNYRKYYRRTDQRAYAKQRLADQAERREKYGGSVFLQEPDIKNGVGGLRDYQNILWMAEVRIGDGSLDALVEKKFLSHQERDHLIAAYDFLLRVRNEVHFNSKRPNDTLSLEAQPSIAWDLGYKQHDIFRRVEAFMQDYYRHANYIYQTSKLLEQRLAFSNLDANRGYTFQAVIDSRRQDRQKDLDGFLITPNTLSAESRNTFKEDKTRIIRVFRYLQQYDLEPDLDLRVLISQSLDLIDAKLIHNESANRTFRSILQTRGNVYPTLLLMHETGVLGRFVPEFGDITCLVQHEFYHRYTADIHTLNTIRKLDEVFREEGKNGAKYHQALIKTETPALLYLILLVHDLGKSDGVSGHCENGVKVAEPILRRLGIDDKRRKIILTIVENHLEMARFWQRLDIDDPRTIASFAQLVGDEDTLRYLYVHTYCDASGTASSLWNSYKQTLHENLFHATLEHLHHEPDAMVKRRKERKSMIYREIIERRLPDIEKDQIDAHFNLLPERYFIHNDADDIILHVQMVNELLETISEADSIGSLVPVINWRTDEDQGMTVVNVVTWDRAGLFYKLAGALTVAGVNILSTKAISRNDHITIDTFYVVAADGGPVQDAKAEAKFREQLEKALLHNTDLMPAIKEQARKLASAFGSGKMNRLRAPIPSKVDVYHELSLKRTIVEVQANDHLGLLYQLAHAIFKHGYDISFARISTERGAALDTFYIEPTRPLAISNTDTLVPLRDEIERIISHDEFEAAAG
- a CDS encoding HesB/IscA family protein, producing MINLTESAAAQIRKLQADADAADKLLRVFIEPGGCSGFEYGMTFDAPKDNDHRLADQGIEFLVDPDSYSYLDGCRIHFDDGLHGKGFEINNPNAASTCGCGRSFN
- a CDS encoding acetylxylan esterase, with product MVPKKYPYSFDPTYGYTLETLLDITPPAEPEGFAEFWQRAYEEAKNAQPMARLADTGKTENGWRIYDLNYTSTGGMKIGGWVGVPVKGPIRRGFVIGHGYGGRGGCDTHYPLRESVIFYPCMRGQWSRSMNPPISHESQYHVLHDIDKPDKYVLRGCVQDIWVAVTAMLNLFPQVEGHVGYLGGSFGGGLGALALPWDDRISKAHLRVPTFGHHPIRLQCVGQGSGESVRKFHQKHPWVAERTLPYYDAAIAATHIKIPVHCACALFDPNVCPPGQFAVYNAIPGKKKKLYVQDAGHFSYDNEAQQGQEIMDAIEAFFEDL
- a CDS encoding BrnT family toxin, whose protein sequence is MKFDWNPEKNEWLKAERNISFDEIALLLSEGLLWRVMEHPNQERYPNQQIFLVPIDDYVYLIPFVMDGETIFLKTAIPSRKATRDYRKEMEDM
- a CDS encoding nucleoside hydrolase; this encodes MNLPLTPEELLRKLQWPERPVDMVLDTDTYNEIDDQFALVYSLLSPERMNVKAIYAAPFHNQRSSGPGDGMEKSYEEILRLLEFMETPASGFAFRGSAEWLANKQTAPQSEAVDHMIELARSYSEDQPLYVVAIGAITNVAAALIAAPDIARKIVVLWLGGHPVYWPSANEFNMQGDVLASQYILDCGVPLVRFPCALVAESLTSTIAEMERYAKPCGKTGAYLFEIFSTYEERLKNPGCSKVVWDLAPIGWLVNQGGFKSHLMPSPILNAELTLSIDPRRHTIHEVTAIDRDYIYKDLFTKLAKLA
- a CDS encoding GAF domain-containing protein, encoding METAAPERSVIDSLYRISRLVSETDDAREALEAILQELVDVLGASSASVALTNPDTNLLEIEVTRGLQLKNKFSLPLGIGITGWVALHGKPLLVPDVHREPRYIAVKDSVRSEMAAPMLIDGSPVGVVNVDSDRENAFSEQDLKLLSLLTIEATSVVSRLWLIRQLKEKNHQLQTLLRIGQLLGGKRELRDVLKSLTRESRKLMHCSICAIYLLTEDRKRLKLEVVSGTEGPIDYQEELPVNETAVGVAIDRRKQVAIQNLPQTEEHHFIEITQSAGLASLLATPIIVDGRAIGVLNAYTDTPHRFNNDERQLFTSMASMGAVAIQNSKLYARVFQSEESLRKNERLTTLGLLSAEIAHEIRNPLTVIKLLFESLTLDFDDADPRHQDTVVISEKILQLEEIVGRVLSFGKSRTGMHSLYDLNKLVEETILLVRLKAEQTGVELVCKTHKGPLSVEAHKGQIQQVLLNLVLNAFQAMPNGGKVEVSIECSGSEEMPVGQVSVRDNGPGIPANLRDRIFQSFLSGREEGSGLGLAISKQIIKSHRGDIYLVETGPQGTTFQFSIPLAD